A region from the Halomarina litorea genome encodes:
- a CDS encoding DUF7127 family protein: MSSQQRFVESDGPISRYDYDDTVVFAIDLGSASDAHVDVVDGTVMLVVGDQQYEFEVPEGDAEAFIKNGVVTVEVRQ, from the coding sequence ATGAGCAGTCAGCAGCGGTTCGTCGAGAGCGATGGGCCGATCTCCCGGTACGACTACGACGACACGGTGGTGTTCGCCATCGACCTCGGGTCGGCGAGCGACGCGCACGTGGACGTCGTCGACGGGACGGTCATGCTCGTGGTCGGCGACCAGCAGTACGAGTTCGAGGTTCCCGAGGGTGACGCGGAAGCGTTTATCAAAAACGGCGTCGTCACCGTCGAAGTACGACAATGA
- a CDS encoding alpha/beta fold hydrolase: METVSHHGRTTAYRRTDFGDGDPVVYVHGSGGIHEIWVHQYGNRGDRPAVALDLSGHGESDDVDTPAGPETLDAYAEDVVAVARETGATALVGNSLGGAVIQHVALERDFDAEALVLCGTGAKLGVHDELKRRLADDFDAAIEMVHGDDMLFHDAGPQAVADSKETMRAVGREVTERDFLTCDAFDVRDRVGDIDTPSLAITGEHDRLTPVKYHEYLAEHLPDCELAVVEGAAHLSMLERGESWNEAVDGFLAGLE; encoded by the coding sequence ATGGAGACGGTGTCACACCACGGGCGGACGACGGCGTACCGGCGGACCGACTTCGGCGACGGCGACCCGGTGGTGTACGTCCACGGTAGCGGCGGGATCCACGAGATATGGGTCCACCAGTACGGGAATCGGGGGGACCGGCCCGCTGTCGCCCTCGACCTGAGCGGCCACGGCGAGAGCGACGACGTCGACACCCCCGCCGGGCCGGAGACCCTCGACGCGTACGCCGAGGACGTCGTCGCCGTCGCCCGCGAGACGGGCGCGACGGCTCTCGTCGGTAACTCGCTCGGGGGAGCGGTGATTCAGCACGTCGCCCTCGAACGCGACTTCGACGCCGAGGCCCTCGTCCTCTGTGGCACGGGCGCGAAACTCGGCGTCCACGACGAGTTGAAACGCCGACTCGCGGACGACTTCGACGCCGCCATCGAGATGGTCCACGGCGACGACATGCTCTTTCACGACGCCGGCCCGCAGGCCGTCGCGGACTCGAAGGAGACGATGCGCGCTGTCGGGCGCGAGGTGACCGAGCGGGACTTCCTGACCTGTGACGCCTTCGACGTGCGCGACCGAGTGGGCGACATCGACACCCCCTCGCTCGCCATCACGGGCGAACACGACCGGCTGACGCCCGTGAAGTACCACGAGTACCTCGCCGAGCACCTCCCGGACTGCGAACTCGCCGTCGTCGAGGGCGCCGCACACCTCTCGATGCTCGAACGGGGCGAGTCGTGGAACGAGGCCGTCGACGGATTCCTCGCCGGGCTGGAGTGA
- a CDS encoding sulfite exporter TauE/SafE family protein has protein sequence MTLPPAPVAVVLVVVALLGGVGITAVGPGGVFVTIALYALTSADPATVAGTASATFVATGVLGALAYARSGELADPWGRRAAVALSVAGIVGALVGVWLNGFVSTEGYGVLLGIVVALSGVLVWWRSRVSPGGGTDGSTPGMVVVGTLGFGVGVLSGLLGVGGPVLAVPLLVAVGAPMLQSVAIAQVQSVFIAAFATAGYLVRGAVSPELAVLVGVPELVGVVVGWRVAHSVDAIRLKRALAALLVALGPYLALR, from the coding sequence ATGACGCTGCCGCCCGCCCCCGTCGCGGTCGTACTGGTCGTCGTCGCCCTCCTCGGGGGAGTCGGCATCACGGCCGTCGGACCGGGCGGCGTCTTCGTCACCATCGCGCTCTACGCGCTGACGAGTGCCGACCCGGCGACGGTCGCCGGGACGGCCAGCGCCACGTTCGTCGCCACGGGCGTCCTCGGTGCCCTCGCGTACGCACGCTCGGGAGAACTCGCCGACCCGTGGGGCCGGCGGGCGGCCGTCGCCCTGAGCGTCGCGGGTATCGTCGGTGCCCTCGTCGGCGTCTGGCTCAATGGATTCGTCTCGACGGAGGGCTACGGCGTCCTCCTCGGCATCGTCGTGGCGCTCTCGGGGGTCCTCGTCTGGTGGCGCTCGCGGGTCTCGCCGGGGGGCGGGACCGACGGTTCGACGCCCGGGATGGTAGTCGTCGGCACGCTCGGGTTCGGCGTCGGCGTCCTGAGCGGTCTGCTCGGCGTCGGCGGCCCCGTCCTCGCCGTCCCCCTCCTCGTCGCCGTCGGGGCGCCGATGCTCCAGTCGGTGGCCATCGCGCAGGTGCAGTCGGTGTTCATCGCGGCGTTCGCCACGGCGGGCTATCTGGTCCGGGGGGCCGTCTCGCCGGAACTCGCGGTGCTCGTCGGCGTCCCCGAACTCGTCGGGGTGGTCGTGGGCTGGCGGGTGGCCCACTCGGTCGACGCGATTCGACTGAAGCGTGCGCTGGCGGCACTGCTGGTCGCGCTGGGGCCGTACCTCGCCCTTCGCTGA